One part of the Neodiprion virginianus isolate iyNeoVirg1 chromosome 3, iyNeoVirg1.1, whole genome shotgun sequence genome encodes these proteins:
- the LOC124301569 gene encoding odorant receptor 49a-like, with protein MQADEIVKISDLLGWTERMLTPFGMWPKDKHDLRFAVSFVYMAVHVGMECADFTRHMGDLQNLLDNLSETTIYMILFAKVIVFHKNRILAQMIDAMNEDRTDFKNNRSIDEQRLYAAYNAMAKTFFKILVPLVFSTAILYYLRPLAGLIFSKVHNGKTPYVLPYRTRYSFEITEVYTYVLAYLYQGGTLPLVTVGLIGSDGLFITLMLHICGELSILSSKIAALKEDKANFQHSGIRSIVKRHTRLMWMAEKMDKAFTIVLLGQLFGSSLLICLNGFNVIVNSERVQRTSLITFAFYEASMLTFLYAYCFIGECLIQESKRFREACYECAWYDIPPHQARDLIVCMARAQQPLYLTAGKIYIFSLENFTQIIKTTIAYLSVLRTLT; from the exons ATGCAG GCCGACGAAATTGTCAAAATATCGGACCTGCTGGGTTGGACTGAACGGATGTTAACGCCATTCGGCATGTGGCCAAAGGACAAACATGACCTACGTTTCGCCGTGAGCTTTGTCTACATGGCCGTTCACGTTGGCATGGAATGTGCAGATTTTACACGTCATATGGGTGACCTCCAAAATCTTTTGGACAACTTGTCCGAGACGACCATCTACATGATTTTGTTTGCAAAGGTAAtcgtttttcacaaaaatcgGATATTGGCTCAGATGATCGACGCCATGAATGAAGATCGTACGGATTTCAAGAACAACAGGAGCATCGACGAGCAACGATTGTACGCCGCGTACAATGCGATGgcgaaaacatttttcaaaattttggtACCCCTGGTATTTTCTACTGCCATTCTGTACTATTTGAGGCCTCTGGCTGGACTCATATTTTCAA AAGTCCACAATGGTAAGACACCCTATGTCTTACCGTACCGGACTCGTTATTCGTTCGAAATCACAGAGGTCTACACGTATGTTTTGGCCTATTTGTATCAAGGGGGAACATTGCCACTAGTCACCGTCGGCTTGATCGGATCCGACGGTTTGTTTATAACGCTCATGTTGCATATATGTGGAGAACTTTCAATATTATCCAGCAAAATAGCTGCTCTCAAAGAAGATAAGGCAAACTTTCAGCATAGTGGGATTCGGAGCATTGTTAAGAGGCATACACGTTTAATGTG GATGGCGGAGAAAATGGACAAGGCATTCACCATCGTCTTGTTAGGCCAACTGTTCGGATCTTCCTTGCTCATTTGTCTCAATGGGTTCAATGTGATTGTG AATTCCGAAAGGGTTCAGAGGACCAGTTTGATTACTTTCGCCTTCTACGAGGCCTCAATGCTGACCTTTCTGTACGCCTATTGTTTCATCGGCGAGTGTCTGATACAAGAG AGCAAACGTTTCAGAGAAGCTTGTTACGAATGTGCCTGGTACGATATACCACCACATCAGGCGAGGGATCTCATCGTATGCATGGCCAGAGCTCAGCAGCCTCTTTACTTGACTGctggaaaaatttacattttctcttTGGAGAATTTCACCCAA ATTATCAAAACAACAATAGCGTATCTTTCCGTGTTGAGGACTTTAAC GTAA
- the LOC124301566 gene encoding probable multidrug resistance-associated protein lethal(2)03659 isoform X1 yields MDKSEKQQAQRNPREKANPFSIITFAWVLRTFALGYRRELEVTDLYAPLNEHKSNVLGDQISRIWEKEQERCCRTKKGTQPSLLRVLVRCFGPRIMMLGIIIAALEFLVRITQPLMLAGLLRYYRSDNVNGSKMSKDEAYLWAGGIILCSTLNFLVIHPCMLGIMHTGMKIRVACCSLIYRKVLKLSKSALAETTVGQIVNLLSNDVNRFDLAVYFIHYIWLGPLESVVITYLIYREVGWSAVIGMLTLLFFIPLQGYLGKKSSTFRLRIALRTDERIRLMNEIINGIQVIKMYTWEKPFSYLVEIARRKEVNAIKKNSIVLGISSSFDMYTPRLCVFVTILAYVLSGNKITTEQVFMMTAFYNVLRTAMTIAFPISMTQIAEALVSVRRLQKFMLHEEREKPAIKANGQANCEKTSNSQYAVMLKNATAKWVPDNKENTLSELNIEIKPGQFVAVIGHVGSGKTSLHHLILRELPLVSGSVEVNGKVAYASQEPWLFASSIRQNILFGRPMDKTRYESVVSVCQLKRDFTLFPYGDKTIVGERGISLSGGQRARINLARAVYSEADIYLFDDPLSAVDAHVGRHLFDECINGYLRGKTRIVATHQHQYLKHVDRIIVMNNGEVEAEGTFEELETAGLDFVKLLQEQVNVPEDNESTRKSLSRKSSIQSMRSEEINDVDPVEEAELRSTGRISAKIYLSYFKAAGSVCFVVTMFLVCILNQGFASGGDYFITYWVNTEETSVDITNGTLVFNWTAPLTRDMCIYTYSGITVATVIFTFLRTYMFVSVCMRASKTLHGNMFRCITRTTMRFFNTNTSGRILNRFSKDMGAIDELLPMSMSDVVQIGLSLLGVIVLVTMIRPLLMIPTVIILILLYVMRVIYISTSRSVKRLEGITRSPVFGHLSATLNGLTTIRAFDAEANLSKEFDNHQDLHSSAWYIFISCSRTFGYYLDFTCVLYTGLVTFSFLVLSQETFGGNVGLAITQCIGLTGMLQWGVRQTAEMENHMTSVERVLEYSTLEQEPPLESKPEHKPPEEWPTEGRIQFSNMFLRYDRAEPPVLKNLNFVIMPREKIGIVGRTGAGKSSLISALFRLAYIDGEIFIDDIPSSNLGVHDLRSKISIIPQEPVLFSGRLRENLDPFDEYSDDMLWQALEEVELKEAVNELSGGLNSKMSEGGTNFSVGQRQLVCLARAIVRNNQILVLDEATANVDPQTDVLIQKTIRKKFAGCTVLTIAHRLNTVMDSSKVLVMDAGTMVEFDHPHLLLQNRQGYLYDMVQQTGHSMAENLTKIAEKNYTSQTST; encoded by the exons ATGGACAAGTCGGAGAAACAACAAGCGCAACGGAACCCGCGTGAAAAAGCAAATCCGTTCTCGATCATCACATTCGC ATGGGTTCTGAGGACGTTTGCTTTGGGATACCGACGAGAGCTCGAAGTAACAGACCTCTATGCACCCCTTAATGAACACAAGAGCAACGTCCTCGGGGACCAAATATCGAGGATCTGGGAGAAGGAACAAGAAAGATGTTGTCGAACAAAGAAAGGAACTCAGCCCAGTCTGCTGCGAGTACTTGTAAGGTGCTTTGGCCCCCGGATTATGATGTTGGGGATCATAATAGCAGCCTTGGAGTTTCTCGTAAG GATAACGCAGCCGTTGATGTTAGCCGGGTTACTTCGGTATTACCGCAGTGACAATGTCAATGGGTCCAAAATGTCAAAGGACGAAGCATACTTGTGGGCCGGTGGAATAATTTTATGCTCCACCCTCAACTTCCTTGTAATTCATCCCTGCATGCTGGGAATAATGCACacgggaatgaaaataagGGTCGCCTGCTGCTCGCTCATCTACAGGAAGGTCTTAAAGCTCTCGAAATCCGCTTTGGCTGAGACGACCGTTGGGCAG ATTGTTAATCTGCTTAGCAATGATGTGAACAGATTTGATTTGGCAGTTTATTTTATCCACTACATTTGGCTGGGGCCCTTAGAGTCTGTGGTAATAACTTACCTGATTTACCGGGAAGTTGGATGGTCAGCAGTCATTGGAATGCTGACACTGCTATTCTTCATTCCGTTGCAAG GATATCTTGGAAAAAAGTCCTCTACATTCAGACTGAGAATCGCTCTTCGAACAGATGAAAGAATTCGCCTGATGAATGAAATCATCAATGGTATTcaagtaataaaaatgtacaCGTGGGAAAAGCCATTTTCTTATCTTGTCGAAATCGCAAGACG gAAAGAGGTTAacgcaataaagaaaaattcaatcgtcTTAGGAATATCATCGTCGTTCGACATGTACACACCGAGACTCTGCGTCTTTGTCACGATACTGGCTTACGTTCTTAGTGGTAATAAAATTACCACGGAACAAGTGTTCATGATGACAGCCTTTTACAACGTCCTTCGCACAGCAATGACAATTGCGTTTCCAATCA gTATGACCCAAATTGCTGAAGCGTTGGTGTCCGTCAGGcgtttgcaaaaattcatgCTGCacgaggagagagaaaaaccagCGATCAAAGCTAATGGACAAGCCAATTGTGAGAAAACTAGTAACAGCCAATATGCTGTTATGTTGAAAAATGCTACGGCAAAATGGGTGCCAGACAACAAAGAGAACACACTTTCAGAATTGAACATTGAGATAAAACCTGGTCAATTTGTGGCAGTTATCGGTCACGTAGGATCTGGAAAAACAAGTCTTCACCACCTAATATTACGTGAACTTCCTCTCGTTAGTGGCAGTGTTGAAGTGAACGGTAAAGTCGCTTACGCAAGTCAAGAGCCTTGGCTTTTCGCCTCTTCAATTAGACAAAACATCCTTTTTGGTCGACCCATGGATAAGACGCGCTACGAGAGTGTCGTCAGTGTTTGTCAACTAAAGAGGGATTTCACCCTATTTCCCTATGGCGATAAAACGATTGTTGGCGAACGGGGAATCAGTTTGAGCGGAGGACAGCGCGCGAGAATAAATTTGGCGAGGGCCGTTTACTCAGAGGCAGATATTTACCTCTTCGACGATCCTCTGTCGGCGGTAGACGCTCACGTGGGAAGACACTTGTTCGACGAATGCATCAATGGTTACCTCCGGGGTAAAACCAGGATAGTCGCGACACACCAGCACCAGTATCTTAAGCATGTCGATCGGATAATCGTGATGAACAATGGTGAAGTGGAAGCTGAGGGTACATTCGAAGAGCTTGAAACTGCTGGACTAGATTTCGTGAAGCTACTGCAGGAGCAAGTCAACGTGCCAGAGGATAACGAAAGCACGCGGAAAAGCTTGAGTCGAAAATCTTCAATTCAGAGCATGAGATCCGAAGAGATAAACGACGTGGATCCCGTCGAGGAAGCGGAACTGAGATCGACTGGTCGAATATCGGCCAAAATCTACCTGTCCTACTTTAAAGCAGCTGGCAGCGTTTGTTTCGTCGTAACTATGTTCTTGGTGTGCATCCTGAACCAAGGTTTCGCTAGTGGCGGTGACTACTTTATCACATACTGGGTAAACACGGAGGAGACCTCAGTAGACATAACCAACGGCACGTTGGTATTTAACTGGACGGCACCCTTGACCAGAGACATGTGTATTTACACATACAGCGGCATTACAGTGGCCACTGTCATCTTTACTTTCTTGCGAACGTATATGTTCGTCAGTGTTTGCATGCGGGCGTCGAAAACTTTACATGGCAACATGTTCAGATGCATCACCAGGACAACAATGCGTTTCTTCAATACGAATACATCTGGACGCATTTTGAACAG GTTCTCGAAAGATATGGGTGCCATTGATGAACTTCTACCGATGAGTATGTCTGACGTTGTGCAGATTGGCCTTTCACTACTCGGTGTGATTGTCCTGGTTACAATGATAAGACCTTTGCTCATGATACCGACCGTGATTATCCTAATCCTGCTGTATGTTATGAGAGTTATCTACATCAGTACCAGCCGCAGTGTCAAACGATTAGAAGGAATAA CTCGTTCTCCAGTATTCGGACATCTGAGTGCCACTTTGAATGGATTGACTACGATTCGAGCTTTCGACGCCGAAGCCAATCTCTCAAAAGAATTCGATAACCACCAAGACTTGCACTCTTCAGCCTGGTACATCTTCATTTCATGTTCGCGAACGTTTGGATATTACCTGGACTTCACTTGCGTACTCTACACTGGCCTGGTGACATTCAGCTTCCTTGTTCTGAGCCAAGAGACTTTCGGAGGAAACGTGGGTCTGGCAATTACTCAGTGTATCGGGCTGACTGGGATGCTGCAGTGGGGCGTCCGGCAGACTGCGGAAATGGAGAACCATATGACATCCGTCGAGAGGGTTCTTGAGTACAGTACCCTTGAACAGGAACCGCCGCTTGAGAGCAAACCGGAACATAAACCTCCAGAAGAATGGCCAACCGAAGGAAGAATACAGTTCTCTAATATGTTTTTGAGATACGATAGAGCCGAGCCCCCGGTTCTAAAGAACCTGAACTTTGTGATCATGCCAAGGGAGAAGATTGGAATCGTCGGACGAACCGGTGCCGGGAAATCTTCGTTGATATCTGCATTGTTCCGACTTGCATACATTGACGGTGAAATATTCATTGACGACATACCTTCCAGTAACTTGGGAGTGCATGATCTGCGGTCCAAGATCAGCATAATTCCGCAAGAACCGGTTCTGTTCTCCGGACGGCTGCGTGAAAATCTTGATCCGTTTGATGAGTATTCCGACGATATGCTCTGGCAAGCGCTGGAGGAAGTAGAACTCAAGGAAGCTGTAAACGAATTGTCGGGTGGTTTGAATTCGAAAATGTCCGAGGGGGGTACTAATTTCAGTGTCGGGCAACGACAATTGGTCTGTCTTGCTCGTGCCATTGTTAGAAACAACCAAATATTGGTACTTGATGAAGCTACAGCCAATGTAGATCCTCAGACTGATGTGCTGATTCAAAAAACTATTCGAAAGAAGTTTGCTGGCTGTACCGTTCTCACTATAGCCCACCGACTCAACACCGTTATGGACAGCAGCAAAGTGCTTGTTATGGATGCCGGTACCATGGTG GAGTTTGATCATCCTCATTTATTGCTTCAAAATCGACAAGGATACTTGTACGACATGGTGCAGCAAACCGGACATTCAATGGCGGAAAATCTTACAAAAATAGCAGAAAAG AACTACACTAGCCAAACGTCGACTTGA
- the LOC124301566 gene encoding probable multidrug resistance-associated protein lethal(2)03659 isoform X2 encodes MDKSEKQQAQRNPREKANPFSIITFAWVLRTFALGYRRELEVTDLYAPLNEHKSNVLGDQISRIWEKEQERCCRTKKGTQPSLLRVLVRCFGPRIMMLGIIIAALEFLVRITQPLMLAGLLRYYRSDNVNGSKMSKDEAYLWAGGIILCSTLNFLVIHPCMLGIMHTGMKIRVACCSLIYRKVLKLSKSALAETTVGQIVNLLSNDVNRFDLAVYFIHYIWLGPLESVVITYLIYREVGWSAVIGMLTLLFFIPLQGYLGKKSSTFRLRIALRTDERIRLMNEIINGIQVIKMYTWEKPFSYLVEIARRKEVNAIKKNSIVLGISSSFDMYTPRLCVFVTILAYVLSGNKITTEQVFMMTAFYNVLRTAMTIAFPISMTQIAEALVSVRRLQKFMLHEEREKPAIKANGQANCEKTSNSQYAVMLKNATAKWVPDNKENTLSELNIEIKPGQFVAVIGHVGSGKTSLHHLILRELPLVSGSVEVNGKVAYASQEPWLFASSIRQNILFGRPMDKTRYESVVSVCQLKRDFTLFPYGDKTIVGERGISLSGGQRARINLARAVYSEADIYLFDDPLSAVDAHVGRHLFDECINGYLRGKTRIVATHQHQYLKHVDRIIVMNNGEVEAEGTFEELETAGLDFVKLLQEQVNVPEDNESTRKSLSRKSSIQSMRSEEINDVDPVEEAELRSTGRISAKIYLSYFKAAGSVCFVVTMFLVCILNQGFASGGDYFITYWVNTEETSVDITNGTLVFNWTAPLTRDMCIYTYSGITVATVIFTFLRTYMFVSVCMRASKTLHGNMFRCITRTTMRFFNTNTSGRILNRFSKDMGAIDELLPMSMSDVVQIGLSLLGVIVLVTMIRPLLMIPTVIILILLYVMRVIYISTSRSVKRLEGITRSPVFGHLSATLNGLTTIRAFDAEANLSKEFDNHQDLHSSAWYIFISCSRTFGYYLDFTCVLYTGLVTFSFLVLSQETFGGNVGLAITQCIGLTGMLQWGVRQTAEMENHMTSVERVLEYSTLEQEPPLESKPEHKPPEEWPTEGRIQFSNMFLRYDRAEPPVLKNLNFVIMPREKIGIVGRTGAGKSSLISALFRLAYIDGEIFIDDIPSSNLGVHDLRSKISIIPQEPVLFSGRLRENLDPFDEYSDDMLWQALEEVELKEAVNELSGGLNSKMSEGGTNFSVGQRQLVCLARAIVRNNQILVLDEATANVDPQTDVLIQKTIRKKFAGCTVLTIAHRLNTVMDSSKVLVMDAGTMVKEHVTDAVWEPRQRGDGKGRIRECRV; translated from the exons ATGGACAAGTCGGAGAAACAACAAGCGCAACGGAACCCGCGTGAAAAAGCAAATCCGTTCTCGATCATCACATTCGC ATGGGTTCTGAGGACGTTTGCTTTGGGATACCGACGAGAGCTCGAAGTAACAGACCTCTATGCACCCCTTAATGAACACAAGAGCAACGTCCTCGGGGACCAAATATCGAGGATCTGGGAGAAGGAACAAGAAAGATGTTGTCGAACAAAGAAAGGAACTCAGCCCAGTCTGCTGCGAGTACTTGTAAGGTGCTTTGGCCCCCGGATTATGATGTTGGGGATCATAATAGCAGCCTTGGAGTTTCTCGTAAG GATAACGCAGCCGTTGATGTTAGCCGGGTTACTTCGGTATTACCGCAGTGACAATGTCAATGGGTCCAAAATGTCAAAGGACGAAGCATACTTGTGGGCCGGTGGAATAATTTTATGCTCCACCCTCAACTTCCTTGTAATTCATCCCTGCATGCTGGGAATAATGCACacgggaatgaaaataagGGTCGCCTGCTGCTCGCTCATCTACAGGAAGGTCTTAAAGCTCTCGAAATCCGCTTTGGCTGAGACGACCGTTGGGCAG ATTGTTAATCTGCTTAGCAATGATGTGAACAGATTTGATTTGGCAGTTTATTTTATCCACTACATTTGGCTGGGGCCCTTAGAGTCTGTGGTAATAACTTACCTGATTTACCGGGAAGTTGGATGGTCAGCAGTCATTGGAATGCTGACACTGCTATTCTTCATTCCGTTGCAAG GATATCTTGGAAAAAAGTCCTCTACATTCAGACTGAGAATCGCTCTTCGAACAGATGAAAGAATTCGCCTGATGAATGAAATCATCAATGGTATTcaagtaataaaaatgtacaCGTGGGAAAAGCCATTTTCTTATCTTGTCGAAATCGCAAGACG gAAAGAGGTTAacgcaataaagaaaaattcaatcgtcTTAGGAATATCATCGTCGTTCGACATGTACACACCGAGACTCTGCGTCTTTGTCACGATACTGGCTTACGTTCTTAGTGGTAATAAAATTACCACGGAACAAGTGTTCATGATGACAGCCTTTTACAACGTCCTTCGCACAGCAATGACAATTGCGTTTCCAATCA gTATGACCCAAATTGCTGAAGCGTTGGTGTCCGTCAGGcgtttgcaaaaattcatgCTGCacgaggagagagaaaaaccagCGATCAAAGCTAATGGACAAGCCAATTGTGAGAAAACTAGTAACAGCCAATATGCTGTTATGTTGAAAAATGCTACGGCAAAATGGGTGCCAGACAACAAAGAGAACACACTTTCAGAATTGAACATTGAGATAAAACCTGGTCAATTTGTGGCAGTTATCGGTCACGTAGGATCTGGAAAAACAAGTCTTCACCACCTAATATTACGTGAACTTCCTCTCGTTAGTGGCAGTGTTGAAGTGAACGGTAAAGTCGCTTACGCAAGTCAAGAGCCTTGGCTTTTCGCCTCTTCAATTAGACAAAACATCCTTTTTGGTCGACCCATGGATAAGACGCGCTACGAGAGTGTCGTCAGTGTTTGTCAACTAAAGAGGGATTTCACCCTATTTCCCTATGGCGATAAAACGATTGTTGGCGAACGGGGAATCAGTTTGAGCGGAGGACAGCGCGCGAGAATAAATTTGGCGAGGGCCGTTTACTCAGAGGCAGATATTTACCTCTTCGACGATCCTCTGTCGGCGGTAGACGCTCACGTGGGAAGACACTTGTTCGACGAATGCATCAATGGTTACCTCCGGGGTAAAACCAGGATAGTCGCGACACACCAGCACCAGTATCTTAAGCATGTCGATCGGATAATCGTGATGAACAATGGTGAAGTGGAAGCTGAGGGTACATTCGAAGAGCTTGAAACTGCTGGACTAGATTTCGTGAAGCTACTGCAGGAGCAAGTCAACGTGCCAGAGGATAACGAAAGCACGCGGAAAAGCTTGAGTCGAAAATCTTCAATTCAGAGCATGAGATCCGAAGAGATAAACGACGTGGATCCCGTCGAGGAAGCGGAACTGAGATCGACTGGTCGAATATCGGCCAAAATCTACCTGTCCTACTTTAAAGCAGCTGGCAGCGTTTGTTTCGTCGTAACTATGTTCTTGGTGTGCATCCTGAACCAAGGTTTCGCTAGTGGCGGTGACTACTTTATCACATACTGGGTAAACACGGAGGAGACCTCAGTAGACATAACCAACGGCACGTTGGTATTTAACTGGACGGCACCCTTGACCAGAGACATGTGTATTTACACATACAGCGGCATTACAGTGGCCACTGTCATCTTTACTTTCTTGCGAACGTATATGTTCGTCAGTGTTTGCATGCGGGCGTCGAAAACTTTACATGGCAACATGTTCAGATGCATCACCAGGACAACAATGCGTTTCTTCAATACGAATACATCTGGACGCATTTTGAACAG GTTCTCGAAAGATATGGGTGCCATTGATGAACTTCTACCGATGAGTATGTCTGACGTTGTGCAGATTGGCCTTTCACTACTCGGTGTGATTGTCCTGGTTACAATGATAAGACCTTTGCTCATGATACCGACCGTGATTATCCTAATCCTGCTGTATGTTATGAGAGTTATCTACATCAGTACCAGCCGCAGTGTCAAACGATTAGAAGGAATAA CTCGTTCTCCAGTATTCGGACATCTGAGTGCCACTTTGAATGGATTGACTACGATTCGAGCTTTCGACGCCGAAGCCAATCTCTCAAAAGAATTCGATAACCACCAAGACTTGCACTCTTCAGCCTGGTACATCTTCATTTCATGTTCGCGAACGTTTGGATATTACCTGGACTTCACTTGCGTACTCTACACTGGCCTGGTGACATTCAGCTTCCTTGTTCTGAGCCAAGAGACTTTCGGAGGAAACGTGGGTCTGGCAATTACTCAGTGTATCGGGCTGACTGGGATGCTGCAGTGGGGCGTCCGGCAGACTGCGGAAATGGAGAACCATATGACATCCGTCGAGAGGGTTCTTGAGTACAGTACCCTTGAACAGGAACCGCCGCTTGAGAGCAAACCGGAACATAAACCTCCAGAAGAATGGCCAACCGAAGGAAGAATACAGTTCTCTAATATGTTTTTGAGATACGATAGAGCCGAGCCCCCGGTTCTAAAGAACCTGAACTTTGTGATCATGCCAAGGGAGAAGATTGGAATCGTCGGACGAACCGGTGCCGGGAAATCTTCGTTGATATCTGCATTGTTCCGACTTGCATACATTGACGGTGAAATATTCATTGACGACATACCTTCCAGTAACTTGGGAGTGCATGATCTGCGGTCCAAGATCAGCATAATTCCGCAAGAACCGGTTCTGTTCTCCGGACGGCTGCGTGAAAATCTTGATCCGTTTGATGAGTATTCCGACGATATGCTCTGGCAAGCGCTGGAGGAAGTAGAACTCAAGGAAGCTGTAAACGAATTGTCGGGTGGTTTGAATTCGAAAATGTCCGAGGGGGGTACTAATTTCAGTGTCGGGCAACGACAATTGGTCTGTCTTGCTCGTGCCATTGTTAGAAACAACCAAATATTGGTACTTGATGAAGCTACAGCCAATGTAGATCCTCAGACTGATGTGCTGATTCAAAAAACTATTCGAAAGAAGTTTGCTGGCTGTACCGTTCTCACTATAGCCCACCGACTCAACACCGTTATGGACAGCAGCAAAGTGCTTGTTATGGATGCCGGTACCATGGTG AAGGAGCATGTTACTGATGCGGTATGGGAACCCAGGCAGCGAGGTGATGGTAAGGGGAGGATTCGAGAATGCAGGGTATAA